In Halorubrum sp. PV6, a single window of DNA contains:
- the gghA gene encoding glucosylglycerol hydrolase gives MSGREAPGRLRDATDALVEQSRRDREAADDRFGAARAIAERLGAHPIRPDEADPATDPPNGVAFGFWTPELTERGVPLDDVRLELFTPLADEASESAGAIDPGCDDLRDVEFRVDRVPVARDDEFHWVAVEGLPVGTRDRLGALYQLIYRTPDGEWETVRDPLARSVPFGAFAPAEAYDWPRLNATRADRDHFASFGGDDEALPTTEDDGLPRVDPATSMLEIHPGTSTDRGSLGALAERFEAIGEKLRGDEPLAPHERNYAGYDAVQLMPVEPLTQAYGEQWYWRPGGAQSETPDGALDRERAAERVTVGVERPDQTNWGYDVVVSAFSAANPAILETGRPDELVDFIAACHAMPDPVRVVFDVALGHADEGASGLLPDPFFEGPGMYGLHLDYRQPVVRAILLELQRRKANFGADGIRIDGAQDFTYHDEETGEQVHDDAFLAEMDRVTHEVAGTEYRPWMIYEDGRPWPREDWELASTYRTLIDQHPHAFQWSPVTFAHNKPALLTFWATKWWRMREVGEMGSQWITGVANHDTLRRGSQVEVTDDWGGALINPYLADSPPETIREAYDSPAALVWFHVAMPGVPMDFLHANYRAPWGFVRDTDPTWNVKVVAEEAPWIDWHVPEGSFAGGDAFPRLKGLGFETRAELKGFVTKLAALIDATGYDLDMIAELLSVQGTPLSTADSDITAADLQAFSFAWSADVAEYLVLDRWEDEQDDARTAFDRRVREFRQARPWLRDDIDDGRGEAFGYRHPTEGTVVYQALRRDPDGGESLLIACNVEGTPVEVSPTGVRDDLGLGDEHGAARDWTVALAGPDTAVEVGDDAGPVRLETADAVVWRAESRDD, from the coding sequence ATGAGCGGGAGAGAGGCGCCCGGCCGGCTCCGGGACGCGACCGACGCGCTCGTCGAGCAGTCGCGTCGCGACCGCGAGGCGGCCGACGACCGGTTCGGTGCCGCCCGAGCCATCGCCGAGCGACTGGGCGCACACCCGATCCGCCCGGACGAGGCTGACCCCGCGACCGACCCGCCGAACGGGGTCGCGTTCGGCTTCTGGACCCCGGAGCTGACCGAGCGCGGCGTTCCCCTCGACGACGTGCGGCTCGAGCTGTTCACACCCCTCGCGGACGAGGCGAGCGAGTCAGCGGGCGCTATCGACCCCGGTTGCGACGACCTTCGGGACGTCGAGTTCCGCGTCGACCGAGTCCCCGTCGCGCGCGACGACGAGTTCCACTGGGTCGCCGTCGAGGGACTCCCGGTCGGGACCAGAGACCGGCTCGGTGCGCTCTATCAGTTGATTTACCGAACTCCGGACGGCGAGTGGGAGACGGTGCGGGACCCGCTCGCCCGGTCGGTCCCGTTCGGGGCGTTCGCGCCCGCGGAGGCGTACGACTGGCCGCGTCTCAACGCCACTCGCGCGGACCGCGACCACTTCGCCTCGTTCGGGGGTGACGACGAGGCGCTCCCGACGACCGAAGACGACGGGCTCCCGCGGGTCGACCCCGCGACGAGCATGCTCGAGATCCATCCCGGCACGTCGACCGATCGAGGGTCGCTCGGGGCACTCGCGGAGCGCTTCGAAGCGATCGGGGAGAAGCTCCGCGGCGACGAGCCGCTCGCCCCCCACGAACGGAACTACGCCGGCTACGACGCGGTCCAGTTGATGCCGGTCGAGCCGCTCACGCAGGCGTACGGCGAGCAGTGGTACTGGCGCCCCGGCGGGGCCCAAAGCGAGACCCCGGACGGGGCGCTCGACCGCGAGCGCGCCGCGGAGCGCGTCACCGTCGGCGTCGAGCGACCGGACCAGACGAACTGGGGGTACGACGTGGTCGTGAGCGCCTTTTCGGCCGCGAATCCCGCGATACTGGAGACGGGACGCCCCGACGAGCTCGTCGACTTCATCGCCGCCTGCCACGCGATGCCCGACCCCGTTCGGGTCGTCTTCGACGTCGCGCTCGGCCACGCCGACGAGGGCGCTTCGGGGCTGCTCCCGGACCCCTTCTTCGAGGGGCCGGGGATGTACGGGCTCCACCTGGACTACCGTCAGCCCGTGGTGCGCGCGATACTGCTCGAACTGCAGCGCCGGAAGGCGAACTTCGGCGCGGACGGGATCCGGATCGACGGCGCACAGGACTTCACGTACCACGACGAGGAGACCGGCGAGCAGGTCCACGACGACGCGTTCCTCGCGGAGATGGACCGGGTGACACACGAGGTCGCCGGGACCGAGTACAGACCGTGGATGATCTACGAGGACGGGCGACCGTGGCCCCGGGAGGACTGGGAGCTCGCGTCGACGTACCGGACGCTGATCGACCAGCACCCCCACGCGTTCCAGTGGTCGCCGGTGACGTTCGCGCACAACAAGCCCGCGCTGCTCACGTTCTGGGCGACGAAGTGGTGGCGCATGCGCGAGGTCGGCGAGATGGGGAGCCAGTGGATCACCGGCGTCGCGAACCACGACACGCTCCGGCGCGGGTCGCAGGTCGAGGTGACCGACGACTGGGGCGGGGCGCTTATCAACCCGTACCTCGCCGACTCGCCGCCGGAGACGATCCGCGAGGCGTACGACAGCCCCGCGGCGCTCGTCTGGTTCCACGTCGCGATGCCGGGCGTCCCGATGGACTTCCTGCACGCGAACTACCGCGCGCCTTGGGGATTCGTCCGGGACACCGACCCGACGTGGAACGTGAAGGTCGTCGCCGAGGAGGCGCCGTGGATCGACTGGCACGTCCCGGAGGGGTCGTTCGCCGGCGGCGACGCGTTCCCCCGGCTGAAAGGACTCGGGTTCGAGACGCGCGCGGAACTCAAGGGATTCGTCACCAAACTCGCTGCGCTCATCGACGCGACCGGGTACGACCTCGACATGATCGCTGAACTGCTGTCCGTACAGGGGACGCCGCTGTCGACCGCCGACAGCGACATTACCGCCGCCGACCTCCAGGCGTTCTCGTTCGCGTGGAGCGCTGACGTGGCGGAGTACCTCGTCTTGGATCGGTGGGAAGACGAGCAGGACGACGCGCGGACCGCGTTCGACCGCCGCGTCCGCGAGTTCCGGCAGGCCCGGCCGTGGCTCCGGGACGACATCGACGACGGTCGCGGCGAGGCGTTCGGGTATCGGCACCCGACCGAGGGGACCGTGGTGTATCAGGCCCTCAGACGCGACCCGGACGGCGGCGAGTCGCTGCTGATCGCCTGCAACGTCGAGGGAACGCCCGTGGAGGTGTCGCCGACCGGCGTCCGCGACGACCTCGGTCTCGGAGACGAACACGGAGCGGCACGCGACTGGACCGTCGCGCTCGCGGGCCCCGACACGGCGGTCGAAGTCGGCGACGACGCCGGTCCCGTCAGGCTCGAAACCGCAGACGCGGTCGTGTGGCGCGCGGAATCTCGCGACGACTGA
- a CDS encoding glycoside hydrolase family 15 protein, protein MRLRTALTQHERRRGERYPAERPTTAGAFTGDDGRLVHVGRNGTVHDCSYSLSGIGGADRLRMGITAGRGVRWLDDLTTTRQHYDGDTPLVETEYDAGRYTIHQFDLVVSDTHLTHVELRGAPPADAELVAACAFSPDMVEGRIGNLVHEGAGPDDGSVVEVYHRNEHDFLTASTGLSAAHGQRLRSISELAGKGGEEFGHRGAIDQRGEIDQREDSRLTPNVVVRAPFERDGRTERVTLASRAVLDRRESRERGDDAKDAVSDGPNRQRRIDELSRIATAYPDANDLREAAEGRGPTVPEDTPRRSVVASDLRALDLLTAESGARIAAPEFDPFYATSGGYGYTWFRDEAEASLALLGASDELGLDADEELLATASFFCRTQDADGSWPHRVWADSGKVAPGWANARIEGANDTAGPNDQLDQAASVVAFLARLRRTADLPAEWCDRIDDTLADALAFLHETTESDGLPKRCQNCWENALGRFTHTGATYLRAFAAAARAPLPDDVRVDALAAADAAAAGLADRWNPDTERFPQRASEESRDDRADASTLSLANAVTEYAELGAERDEIGSAKATPEVDVDEFLDHVITHVLGTIDELHRETADIEGLVRFTGDDWRTAEQGAAKVWSIATLWGATAAAELGGFVQERDGDASELFGAARDLYTLCEPDGPFVNDAGLIAEQAFDDGDLDGATPIAWSHALRVDATVTLARHGALPVPHDDPFGPADGPHWTTGRKFGVGTPADHQAADPVPVWFTLTEGALTEARFPRIDVMNLRTFDFLVADPDTGYTIRTFDETSHVSTTETVERTTEPTDDDVLAYTQTIRETGDSHGHEWTLTVEYAVDTEGHAILADVTFEGGREYDVYAVADTAVGNVGTNDRGHRVERTDGYHLIARNEIDADRDAGKLVDEDGDPFEVALAVDSASGFEWASAMVGGDDVTEALFDEGQRDEGATEATGNVVLAGLLGSGTELSDTVALGFAEGADAAAAFDEARDAVSRGFEAVSEAYAATWREWLDDRQFPASVTDDPDLATQYRFALMTLAAVEDKRQDGAGIASPSVPWGETEYAAEKRGYGYNFVWSRDLYQVFTALIEVGEVERGADALAYLYNTQQDEDGFLPQNTYIDGRTRWGGEQMDNIAFPSVMAWQLHEHGVSPGDADYTYDQMRRSLGYIAVNGPETAQERWEEEAGFSPSSIAAEIAGLCCGAALAVTEADRIEANRIEADGGAAEAEASPESLRADALAWLALADDWTARVDEWCATATGTERHAETPYYVRVTADGDPESGRPRTIANDGPTYDEREIIDGGFLELVRLGIKPADDEVVRNSVSVVDDSIRVDTPYGPGWYRYVGDAYGEIARGDPGGPWAGTGDGRGRLWPIFTGERGEYELRARADGPDGFGGTDEDALEPDALLETMAGFGNSGRMLPEQVWDREHPTDYGWEFGEGTGGATPLAWSMAGFIRLAHGVDAGEPVETPAVVRDRYVERDRTAPPELTATDEHQDGDVVISGETTADAVALHTAEGSTLATPTDGEYEFTLDATLNAKTVVVAAANTAGGAADGDDTLGAFADAGTAVERLRL, encoded by the coding sequence ATGCGACTGCGAACCGCTCTCACGCAACACGAACGTCGGCGCGGCGAGCGCTACCCGGCGGAGCGACCGACGACCGCCGGCGCGTTCACGGGCGACGACGGACGGCTGGTCCACGTCGGACGGAACGGCACCGTCCACGACTGTTCGTACTCCCTTTCCGGTATCGGCGGCGCGGACCGGCTCCGTATGGGGATCACCGCCGGTCGAGGCGTTCGATGGCTCGACGACCTGACGACGACGCGCCAGCACTACGACGGCGACACGCCGCTCGTCGAGACCGAGTACGACGCCGGACGGTACACGATCCACCAGTTCGACCTGGTTGTGAGCGACACCCACCTCACGCACGTCGAACTGCGCGGCGCGCCGCCGGCAGACGCCGAACTGGTCGCCGCCTGTGCGTTCTCGCCCGACATGGTCGAGGGGCGGATCGGCAACCTCGTTCACGAGGGGGCCGGCCCCGACGACGGCAGTGTCGTCGAGGTGTACCACCGAAACGAACACGACTTCCTCACCGCGTCGACCGGCCTGTCGGCCGCACACGGGCAGCGACTCCGGAGCATCTCCGAACTGGCCGGCAAAGGCGGCGAGGAGTTCGGTCACCGCGGCGCCATCGACCAGCGGGGCGAAATCGACCAGCGAGAGGACTCCCGGCTCACGCCCAACGTCGTCGTCCGCGCGCCGTTCGAGCGCGACGGCCGGACGGAGCGCGTCACGCTCGCGAGCCGCGCGGTCCTCGACCGACGTGAGAGCCGCGAGCGCGGCGACGACGCGAAAGACGCGGTCTCCGACGGCCCCAACCGCCAGCGGCGGATCGACGAACTGTCCCGGATCGCGACCGCGTACCCGGACGCCAACGACCTGCGAGAGGCCGCCGAAGGCCGCGGTCCGACGGTCCCCGAGGACACGCCGCGGCGGTCGGTGGTCGCGAGCGACCTCCGCGCCCTCGACTTGCTGACCGCCGAGTCGGGCGCGCGGATCGCGGCCCCGGAGTTCGACCCCTTTTATGCGACCTCCGGTGGCTACGGCTACACGTGGTTCCGCGACGAGGCCGAGGCGTCGCTCGCCCTCCTCGGTGCGAGCGATGAACTCGGCTTGGATGCCGACGAGGAACTGCTCGCGACGGCCTCGTTCTTCTGTCGCACGCAGGACGCCGACGGCTCGTGGCCCCACCGGGTGTGGGCCGACTCCGGAAAGGTGGCTCCCGGCTGGGCGAACGCCCGGATCGAGGGCGCGAACGACACCGCCGGCCCGAACGACCAGCTGGACCAGGCCGCGTCGGTCGTCGCCTTTCTCGCCCGTCTCCGACGAACCGCAGACCTCCCGGCGGAGTGGTGCGACCGGATCGACGACACGCTCGCCGACGCCCTCGCGTTCCTCCACGAGACGACCGAATCCGACGGGCTCCCGAAGCGGTGTCAGAACTGCTGGGAGAACGCGCTCGGTCGGTTCACCCACACCGGCGCGACGTACCTCCGCGCCTTCGCCGCGGCGGCTCGCGCGCCCCTCCCCGACGACGTGCGAGTCGACGCGCTCGCCGCGGCGGACGCCGCCGCCGCCGGCCTCGCCGACCGATGGAACCCGGACACGGAGCGGTTCCCCCAGCGCGCGAGCGAGGAGAGCCGCGACGACCGAGCGGACGCCAGCACGCTCTCGCTCGCGAACGCCGTGACGGAGTACGCGGAGCTCGGAGCCGAACGCGACGAGATCGGTTCCGCGAAAGCGACCCCCGAAGTCGACGTCGACGAGTTCCTCGATCACGTAATAACACACGTGTTGGGGACGATCGACGAACTCCACCGCGAGACCGCCGACATCGAGGGGCTCGTCAGGTTCACCGGCGACGACTGGCGCACTGCCGAGCAGGGCGCGGCGAAGGTCTGGTCGATAGCGACCCTGTGGGGCGCGACGGCCGCCGCCGAACTCGGCGGGTTCGTCCAGGAGCGAGACGGAGACGCGAGCGAACTGTTCGGGGCCGCCCGCGACCTCTACACGCTGTGTGAGCCCGACGGCCCCTTCGTCAACGACGCCGGGCTGATCGCCGAGCAGGCGTTCGACGACGGCGACCTCGACGGCGCGACCCCGATCGCGTGGTCGCACGCCCTCCGCGTCGACGCGACGGTGACGTTGGCGAGACACGGGGCCCTTCCGGTCCCGCACGACGACCCGTTCGGCCCGGCCGACGGGCCCCACTGGACGACCGGCCGGAAGTTCGGCGTCGGGACCCCGGCCGACCACCAGGCCGCCGACCCGGTTCCGGTCTGGTTCACGCTGACCGAGGGGGCGCTGACCGAGGCGCGGTTCCCCCGTATCGACGTGATGAACCTCCGGACGTTCGACTTCCTCGTCGCCGACCCCGACACCGGCTACACGATCCGAACCTTCGACGAGACGAGCCACGTCTCCACCACGGAGACGGTCGAACGGACCACGGAGCCGACCGACGACGACGTTCTCGCGTACACACAGACGATCCGCGAGACCGGTGACAGCCACGGCCACGAGTGGACGCTCACCGTCGAGTACGCCGTCGACACCGAGGGACACGCCATTCTCGCCGACGTGACCTTCGAGGGCGGCCGCGAGTACGACGTGTACGCCGTCGCCGACACCGCCGTCGGGAACGTCGGGACCAACGACCGCGGCCACCGCGTCGAGCGGACGGACGGCTACCACCTGATCGCGCGCAACGAGATCGACGCCGACCGCGACGCGGGCAAACTGGTCGACGAGGACGGCGACCCGTTCGAGGTCGCGCTCGCCGTCGACAGCGCGAGCGGTTTCGAGTGGGCCAGCGCGATGGTCGGCGGCGACGACGTGACCGAAGCGCTCTTCGACGAGGGACAGCGCGACGAGGGCGCTACGGAGGCGACCGGCAACGTCGTGCTCGCCGGACTGCTCGGGAGCGGGACCGAACTGTCGGACACGGTGGCGCTCGGCTTCGCCGAAGGGGCCGACGCGGCCGCCGCGTTCGACGAGGCTCGCGACGCCGTCTCGCGGGGCTTCGAGGCGGTCTCCGAGGCGTACGCCGCGACCTGGCGGGAGTGGCTCGACGACCGGCAGTTCCCCGCCTCCGTGACGGATGACCCGGACCTGGCGACGCAGTACCGATTCGCGCTGATGACGCTCGCAGCCGTCGAAGACAAACGACAGGACGGCGCGGGCATCGCCAGCCCCTCGGTGCCGTGGGGCGAGACCGAGTACGCCGCAGAAAAGCGCGGCTACGGGTACAACTTCGTCTGGTCGCGGGATTTATACCAGGTGTTCACGGCGCTGATAGAGGTCGGCGAAGTCGAGCGCGGGGCCGACGCGCTCGCGTACCTGTACAACACCCAGCAGGACGAAGACGGGTTCCTCCCGCAGAACACCTACATCGACGGGCGGACGCGGTGGGGCGGCGAGCAGATGGACAACATCGCGTTCCCCTCGGTGATGGCGTGGCAGCTCCACGAGCACGGCGTCTCGCCGGGCGACGCCGACTACACGTACGACCAGATGCGTCGCTCGCTCGGCTACATCGCCGTCAACGGCCCCGAGACCGCCCAGGAGCGCTGGGAGGAGGAGGCCGGCTTCTCGCCGTCGAGCATCGCCGCGGAGATCGCCGGCCTCTGCTGTGGGGCCGCCCTCGCCGTCACCGAGGCCGACCGCATCGAGGCGAACCGTATCGAAGCGGACGGGGGCGCCGCCGAGGCCGAGGCGTCGCCCGAGTCGCTCCGCGCCGACGCGCTCGCGTGGCTCGCGCTCGCGGACGACTGGACGGCCCGCGTCGACGAGTGGTGCGCGACTGCGACGGGCACCGAACGCCACGCCGAGACGCCGTACTACGTGCGCGTGACCGCCGACGGGGACCCCGAGTCCGGGCGGCCGCGGACGATCGCGAACGACGGCCCGACCTACGACGAGCGGGAGATCATCGACGGCGGCTTCCTCGAACTGGTCCGCCTCGGGATCAAACCCGCCGACGACGAGGTGGTCCGCAACTCCGTCTCGGTCGTCGACGACTCGATCCGCGTCGACACGCCGTACGGCCCCGGCTGGTACCGATACGTCGGCGACGCGTACGGCGAAATCGCCCGCGGCGATCCGGGCGGTCCCTGGGCCGGGACCGGCGACGGGCGGGGGCGCCTCTGGCCGATCTTCACCGGCGAGCGCGGCGAGTACGAACTGCGCGCCCGCGCCGACGGCCCCGACGGGTTCGGCGGCACCGACGAGGACGCGCTCGAACCGGACGCCCTGCTGGAGACGATGGCCGGCTTCGGCAACTCCGGCCGGATGCTCCCGGAGCAGGTGTGGGACCGCGAACACCCCACCGACTACGGCTGGGAGTTCGGCGAGGGAACCGGGGGGGCGACGCCCCTCGCGTGGTCGATGGCCGGGTTCATCCGGCTCGCACACGGCGTCGACGCCGGCGAACCGGTCGAGACGCCGGCGGTCGTCCGCGACCGATACGTCGAACGCGACCGCACCGCCCCGCCGGAACTGACGGCGACGGATGAACACCAAGACGGCGACGTCGTCATCTCGGGTGAGACCACCGCCGATGCGGTGGCGCTCCACACCGCGGAGGGCTCCACGCTCGCGACGCCGACGGACGGCGAGTACGAGTTCACGCTCGACGCGACGCTCAACGCGAAGACGGTGGTCGTCGCCGCCGCGAACACCGCCGGCGGCGCGGCCGACGGCGACGACACGCTCGGGGCGTTCGCCGACGCCGGCACCGCGGTCGAGCGACTGCGGCTGTAG
- the malA gene encoding alpha-amylase MalA yields the protein MHHPGPPRFLSTGETTELAPRDPDPGGSYAWRVVDAPPNSEATVGSEPVTQFTPDEPGRYHIGLDAPDGDHLLTIRAFPSSYEGVDVEGGSGTAIRNRIADDAPVGYAETQGDAGVGRPRVRLDASVERADAGEDEVVVRATPAPNPGSALDADDLRVSFVVDDRDVAAAIESGQTNPRDALRTVADGRELRVPVSAVPDRLRVHGAAVAAEPGQEPRVSVADAVAIERDRDAAEVEGPTPAEFETVRLNDPPAWTKDATVYEVYVRTFADEAEGDTFAAIADRIPAIADMGVDTLWLTPVLEHDGKPHGYNITDFFDVAPDLGDRDDYEALVETAHEHDMRVLFDFVANHTARDHEWFEDAYQNPESPYRDHYEWQESGEPGTYFDWELIANLNHKNLDVRRFLLDVIDEWAPLVDGFRCDMAWAVPDSFWRELRDRVKDIDREFLLMDETIPYIPGFHEGMFDVHFDATLYFQLRQIGRGVDPAASVVDAIDKRTEIGFPDHAEFLQYIENHDETRYRVECGDAAAAAAGAAIVTLPGVPMIYAGQEIGQRGRRDAIAWDHAREGVRERYERLLAVRAAHPALGPEGDLERVGYHVASGDLSEQPVVASGDVHPDDVVAFRRDTDEESLVVVLNFAPETASVAVDADHATRDLVTDESCVVVDGEGTERIRVSDVAIVRAGEQ from the coding sequence ATGCATCATCCAGGACCCCCGCGATTTCTCTCGACAGGAGAGACGACAGAGTTGGCGCCGAGAGATCCAGACCCCGGCGGATCGTACGCGTGGCGCGTCGTCGACGCGCCACCGAACAGCGAGGCGACGGTCGGCAGCGAGCCGGTAACCCAGTTCACGCCGGACGAGCCGGGTCGGTACCACATTGGGCTCGACGCGCCGGACGGCGACCACCTCCTGACGATTCGTGCGTTCCCCTCCAGCTACGAGGGCGTCGACGTCGAGGGCGGCAGCGGGACGGCGATCCGCAACCGCATCGCCGACGACGCGCCGGTGGGATACGCCGAGACGCAGGGCGACGCCGGCGTCGGGCGCCCGCGAGTCAGGCTCGACGCGAGCGTCGAGCGGGCGGACGCGGGCGAAGACGAGGTCGTCGTCCGCGCGACGCCGGCGCCGAATCCCGGCTCCGCGCTCGACGCCGACGACCTGCGCGTGTCCTTCGTCGTCGACGACCGAGACGTGGCGGCCGCGATCGAATCGGGGCAGACGAACCCGCGAGACGCGCTCCGAACCGTCGCTGACGGCCGAGAGCTTCGGGTTCCGGTCTCCGCAGTTCCGGACCGACTCCGGGTTCACGGGGCCGCAGTGGCGGCGGAGCCCGGACAGGAGCCGCGAGTGAGCGTCGCCGACGCGGTCGCTATCGAACGGGACCGCGACGCGGCAGAAGTCGAGGGGCCGACGCCGGCCGAGTTCGAGACGGTTCGCCTCAACGACCCGCCGGCGTGGACCAAAGACGCGACCGTCTACGAGGTGTACGTCCGGACCTTCGCCGACGAGGCGGAGGGCGACACGTTCGCGGCTATCGCAGACCGGATTCCGGCGATCGCCGACATGGGCGTCGACACGCTGTGGCTCACGCCGGTCCTCGAACACGACGGCAAGCCGCACGGGTACAACATCACCGACTTCTTCGACGTGGCGCCGGACCTCGGCGACCGCGACGACTACGAGGCGTTAGTCGAGACGGCCCACGAACACGACATGCGAGTCCTGTTCGACTTCGTCGCCAACCACACCGCGCGCGACCACGAGTGGTTCGAGGACGCGTATCAGAACCCCGAATCGCCGTACCGAGATCACTACGAGTGGCAAGAGTCCGGGGAGCCGGGCACGTACTTCGACTGGGAACTGATCGCGAACTTAAATCACAAGAACCTGGACGTTCGGCGCTTCCTCCTCGACGTGATAGACGAGTGGGCGCCGCTCGTGGACGGGTTCCGGTGTGACATGGCCTGGGCCGTGCCGGACTCGTTCTGGCGGGAGCTCCGCGACCGCGTGAAAGACATCGATCGGGAGTTCCTGCTGATGGACGAGACGATCCCGTACATCCCCGGCTTCCACGAGGGGATGTTCGACGTTCACTTCGACGCGACGCTGTACTTCCAACTCCGGCAGATCGGGCGGGGCGTCGACCCCGCGGCCTCGGTGGTCGATGCGATCGACAAGCGCACCGAGATCGGCTTCCCGGACCACGCGGAGTTCCTCCAGTACATCGAGAACCACGACGAGACGCGCTACCGCGTCGAGTGCGGCGACGCCGCGGCGGCCGCGGCGGGCGCGGCCATCGTCACGCTCCCCGGCGTTCCGATGATCTACGCGGGCCAGGAGATCGGACAGCGCGGGCGACGCGACGCGATCGCGTGGGACCACGCCCGCGAGGGGGTCCGTGAGCGCTACGAGCGACTGCTCGCGGTCCGGGCCGCTCACCCCGCGCTCGGCCCCGAGGGCGACTTAGAGCGCGTCGGCTACCACGTCGCGAGCGGCGACCTCTCAGAGCAGCCGGTCGTCGCAAGCGGCGACGTTCACCCCGACGACGTGGTGGCGTTCCGGCGCGACACGGACGAGGAGTCGCTGGTGGTCGTCCTCAACTTCGCGCCCGAGACGGCGAGCGTCGCGGTCGACGCGGACCACGCGACCCGAGACCTCGTGACCGACGAGTCGTGCGTGGTCGTCGACGGCGAGGGGACCGAACGGATTCGCGTGTCTGACGTCGCCATCGTCCGCGCGGGGGAGCAATGA
- the malQ gene encoding 4-alpha-glucanotransferase — translation MRLDRSGGVFCHVTSLPGRHGIGDLGDGAREFLSFLGDADVGHWQICPLGPTIGAAGESPYQSPSAFAGNPLLIDLDGLVDDGWLDESDLTPAPDFPSDRVDYEAVRGYKEPLLRTAFERFDEAGAGDAAPDFDAFCERESWLDDYALFRALSAERDEATWVDWPDPLRTREPDALADARERHAGEIRFREFVQWVFDRQWRELRSVADDEGVSIVGDVPIYVALDSADVWANPEAFRLDEGNRPTAVAGVPPNPGDDGQRWGNPVYDWDRLAERDYDWWIDRFRRLFDLADVARLDHFLGFVKYWAIPADADDPAAGEWCDGPGRALFETVERELGQAPFIAEDLGFEEPAMNELMAEFGFPGMRVPQYADWCAEGDQYQPMHYPEGVVGYTATHDTNTWVGYFESLPERQRDCFRFNVGADGDRAPEWEIIDEVWASGAVLAMTTLPDLLGRGSEARFNEPGTLDGNWEWRVRREALDDDIADRLFELAGRHVR, via the coding sequence ATGCGACTCGACCGTTCCGGCGGCGTGTTCTGTCACGTCACCTCGCTTCCAGGACGACACGGTATCGGCGACCTCGGTGACGGCGCACGCGAGTTCCTCTCGTTTCTCGGCGACGCCGATGTCGGCCACTGGCAGATCTGCCCGCTCGGGCCGACGATAGGCGCCGCCGGGGAGTCCCCCTACCAGTCCCCCTCCGCGTTCGCCGGCAATCCGCTCTTGATCGACCTCGACGGCCTCGTCGACGACGGCTGGCTCGACGAGTCCGATCTCACGCCCGCCCCCGACTTCCCGAGCGACCGCGTGGACTACGAGGCGGTCCGCGGGTACAAAGAACCGCTTTTGCGGACCGCGTTCGAGCGGTTCGACGAGGCCGGCGCCGGCGACGCGGCCCCCGACTTCGACGCCTTCTGCGAGCGCGAGTCGTGGCTCGACGATTACGCGCTCTTCCGTGCGCTGTCGGCGGAACGAGACGAGGCCACATGGGTCGACTGGCCTGACCCGCTCCGGACCCGCGAGCCGGACGCACTCGCCGACGCACGCGAGCGACACGCAGGCGAGATCCGGTTCCGCGAGTTCGTGCAGTGGGTGTTCGACCGCCAGTGGCGCGAGTTGCGGTCGGTCGCCGACGACGAGGGCGTGTCGATCGTGGGTGACGTGCCCATATACGTCGCGCTCGACTCCGCCGACGTGTGGGCGAACCCCGAGGCGTTCCGGCTCGACGAGGGGAACCGCCCCACCGCGGTCGCGGGCGTGCCGCCGAACCCCGGCGACGACGGCCAGCGATGGGGCAACCCCGTCTACGACTGGGATCGGCTCGCCGAGCGCGACTACGACTGGTGGATCGACCGGTTCCGCCGGCTCTTCGACCTCGCCGACGTGGCTCGGCTCGACCACTTCCTCGGGTTCGTCAAGTACTGGGCGATCCCCGCCGACGCCGACGATCCGGCCGCGGGCGAGTGGTGTGACGGCCCCGGCCGCGCGCTGTTCGAGACCGTCGAGCGTGAGTTAGGGCAGGCCCCCTTCATCGCGGAGGACCTCGGCTTCGAGGAGCCGGCGATGAACGAACTGATGGCGGAGTTCGGCTTTCCCGGCATGCGCGTGCCGCAGTACGCCGACTGGTGTGCGGAAGGAGACCAGTATCAGCCCATGCACTACCCGGAGGGCGTCGTCGGCTACACGGCCACGCACGACACGAACACGTGGGTCGGCTACTTCGAGTCGCTCCCCGAACGCCAGCGCGACTGTTTCCGCTTCAACGTCGGTGCCGACGGCGACCGCGCCCCCGAGTGGGAGATCATCGACGAGGTGTGGGCCTCGGGGGCCGTGCTGGCGATGACGACCCTGCCGGACCTGCTCGGTCGTGGGAGCGAGGCGCGGTTCAACGAGCCGGGAACGCTCGACGGCAACTGGGAGTGGCGCGTCCGCCGAGAGGCGCTCGACGACGACATCGCCGACCGACTGTTCGAACTCGCCGGCCGACACGTGAGATAG